In Naumovozyma dairenensis CBS 421 chromosome 2, complete genome, the following are encoded in one genomic region:
- the YTA7 gene encoding chromatin segregase YTA7 (similar to Saccharomyces cerevisiae YTA7 (YGR270W); ancestral locus Anc_5.34), protein MTRNLRNRQNKQAAENNMNNGEQPIVSSESNTVVTDANGIVHTSHRSLRRINYAEIEKGFDFLEQDEDEMQDDIPHPNNKDTLIPIASNDDDDNRERNEIDNSNGNSSNKKRKMNNNHHHDPEDDDESFNEEDAEIDEDEILDDDDDDDIYTEDVPLKDRRRRADKQFIVQDNDDDDDDEQISYRANHRSSRVAKRRRTPETTPPRQLRSLRSRTRSSYNVNDNNNNDNNNNAEEGSQEGNITLADEIRELQEDSPIQEKRSLRERRKPVNYRIPPPLSAANPSNDYLDDALAFSNPSPSRRGRNNTMRWNSTQNMGPTRRLFPTGGPFGGNDVTTIFGKNTNFYNQDLYPANIGANTNNKLLLDSDSSDDEILPLGATPKAKSKESIERKKNRKKKPEIADLDPLGVDMNISFDDVGGLDNYIDQLKEMVALPLLYPELYQTFNITPPRGVLFHGPPGTGKTLMARALAASCSSDSQKITFFMRKGADILSKWVGEAERQLRLLFEEAKKHQPSIIFFDEIDGLAPVRSSKQEQIHASIVSTLLALMDGMDNRGQVIVIGATNRPDAVDPALRRPGRFDREFYFPLPDEKARSKILKIHTKKWNPPLSDDFIDNLATLTKGYGGADLRALCTEAALFCIQRKFPQIYRSNEKLLVDPKDLKVTPTDFMLALEKIVPSSARSTGSSPEPLPDSIKPLLERQFEELKLILDTILPKGNLHIKRDTSLIERYIEYEDLNSDLAEDNNTLEFNKHKLMKQIEQARICKPRLIITGPSGNGQQYISAAILNYLDKYNVQKLDLASLFSETTKSMEATVVQSFIEARKRQPSVILIPNIDIWLRTVPPSIISTLSSLLRSLQGSEKILLLAIGEDISSDQIASEPLSQLSLSRNIFYLKEPSTKQRTEYFNTIASLLKTKPTSFHQLQKRAKPLAKLPTVESQVSPENLDSNGNPLSKNDILRKKLRSFQHQDMKLKNILKIKLSGLMDLFKNRYKRFRKPPIDDALLIHLFEPQPIDDPNWQPAYVKDNDMILEVATGRRFFNMDLDIVEERLWNGYYSEPKQYLKDIELIYRDANTMGDRERIIKASEMFANAQMGIEDISTPDFIAECKATKLRDLERKELSQKDELLRLEKEKLAEQNLQDTNAAQATDEDIPHPADKAEIVELGVAAGTQLQLQIQEKKPHSNKIDELNPEEKDSVATQESGMVPDAIKDASTMIDNIPSQRTLAKDEKETEVIPTAERLVKTSEDLSEDNVENSVASKIDLDKDPLQRRTETSEEPLKETIVKHPDNVIVDERLLESIVDSLQKKTKHHAVSYLENIYSEVIELVWEDRYLWDKTETVQKIIQFIEN, encoded by the coding sequence aATAGGGAAAGAAATGAGATCGATAATAGTAATGGCAACAGTAGCAataagaaaaggaaaatgaataataaccATCACCATGATCCAGAAGATGACGATGAGAGctttaatgaagaagacgCTGAAatagatgaagatgagatactcgatgatgatgatgatgacgacaTATATACAGAGGATGTTCCACTGAAAGATCGGCGTAGACGAGCAGATAAACAATTCATTGTTCAAGACaatgacgatgacgatgacgatgaaCAAATAAGTTATCGTGCTAACCATCGTTCTTCAAGAGTAgcaaaaagaagaagaacacCTGAAACGACACCACCTCGTCAATTAAGGTCTCTCAGAAGTAGAACACGCTCTTCATATAAcgttaatgataataataataacgataataataataacgcAGAAGAAGGAAGCCAAGAGGGTAATATCACTTTAGCTGATGAAATAAGAGAGTTGCAAGAGGATAGTCCTATCCAGGAAAAGAGATCTCTACGTGAAAGAAGGAAACCTGTAAATTATAGAATACCACCTCCTTTATCTGCAGCAAATCCTAGCAATGATTATTTGGATGACGCTCTAGCTTTCTCAAACCCATCACCGTCACGTCGTGGTCGTAATAATACAATGAGATGGAACTCTACTCAAAATATGGGACCAACAAGACGATTATTCCCCACAGGTGGACCATTCGGTGGTAATGATGTCACTACCATATTCGGGAAGAATACAAACTTTTATAATCAGGATCTATATCCGGCTAATATTGGTGCTAACACTAATAACAAATTACTATTAGATTCAGATTcatctgatgatgaaatattaCCCCTTGGTGCCACTCCAAAGGCTAAATCCAAAGAATCTATcgaaagaaagaaaaatagaaagaagaagccAGAAATTGCAGATTTAGATCCATTGGGTGTCGATATGAACATTTCCTTCGATGACGTTGGTGGACTAGACAATTATATagatcaattgaaagagATGGTCGCATTACCATTGTTATACCCCGAATTGTATCAAACTTTTAATATTACTCCACCACGAGGTGTCTTATTCCATGGTCCTCCTGGTACAGGTAAAACATTAATGGCAAGAGCCTTAGCAGCAAGCTGTTCTTCAGATTCTCAAAAGATAACTTTCTTTATGCGTAAAGGAGCTGATATCCTCTCCAAATGGGTTGGTGAAGCAGAACGTCAATTACGTTTACTTTTCGAAGAGGCGAAAAAGCATCAACCTTCTATAATCTTTTTCGACGAAATTGATGGGTTAGCACCAGTAAGAAGCTCtaaacaagaacaaattcATGCGAGTATTGTATCTACTTTATTGGCTCTTATGGACGGTATGGATAATAGAGGACAAGTTATCGTCATTGGTGCTACTAATAGACCAGATGCTGTTGATCCAGCATTAAGAAGACCTGGGAGATTTGATAGAGAGTTTTATTTCCCACTGCCTGATGAAAAGGCCCGTTCtaagattttgaaaatacaCACCAAGAAATGGAATCCTCCTTTAAGTGATGATTTTATAGACAACTTAGCTACATTGACTAAAGGTTATGGTGGTGCAGATTTGAGAGCCTTGTGCACAGAGGCAGCTTTGTTTTgtattcaaagaaaatttcCTCAAATTTATAGaagtaatgaaaaattactaGTGGATCCAAAGGATTTAAAAGTAACTCCAACCGATTTTATGTTGGctttggaaaaaattgttCCATCTTCTGCAAGATCTACAGGTAGTTCACCAGAACCATTACCAGATTCAATTAAACCATTATTAGAAAGACAGTTCGAAGAATTGAAACTGATATTAGATACAATACTACCGAAGGGTAATCTTCACATCAAGAGAGATACATCTTTAATTGAACGATATATTGAGTATGAAGATTTGAACAGTGATCTAGCAGAAGACAATAATACTCTGGAATTTAATAAACAcaaattaatgaaacaaatcGAACAAGCTCGTATTTGTAAACCAAGGTTAATTATTACTGGACCAAGTGGCAATGGGCAGCAATATATTAGTGCGGCCatcttgaattatttgGATAAATACAATGTTCAAAAACTTGACTTAGCATCTTTATTCTCtgaaacaacaaaatcTATGGAAGCCACTGTAGTTCAAAGTTTTATCGAAGCAAGAAAGAGACAACCCTCCGTCATACTAATACCGAACATTGATATATGGCTTAGAACCGTTCCCCCTTCAATTATTTCAACTCTATCCAGTCTGTTAAGATCTTTACAAGGTTCCGAAAAAATCTTACTTTTAGCAATTGGTGAAGATATATCTAGTGATCAGATTGCATCAGAACCATTGTCTCAACTTTCCCTTTCaagaaacattttttatttgaaagaacCATCTACAAAACAAAGGACAGAATACTTCAATACCATCGCATCACTGTtaaaaacaaaaccaaCGTCTTTCCatcaattacaaaaaagGGCGAAACCATTAGCTAAACTTCCAACAGTTGAAAGCCAAGTATCACCTGAAAATTTAGACAGCAACGGTAATCCTTTATCTAAAAATGATATCctaagaaaaaaattgagaTCATTCCAACATCAAGatatgaaattaaagaatatattgaaaataaaattgtcAGGCTTAATGGACCTATTTAAAAATAGATATAAGAGATTCAGGAAGCCACCAATAGATGATGCGcttttaattcatttgtttGAACCTCAACCGATAGATGATCCCAACTGGCAACCTGCATATGTTAAGGATAATGACATGATTCTTGAAGTTGCCACAGGTAGAAGGTTTTTCAACATGGACTTAGATattgttgaagaaagattatGGAATGGTTATTATTCAGAACCTAAACAATACTTAAAAGATATCGAACTGATATATCGTGATGCTAATACAATGGGTGATCgtgaaagaattattaaagcTTCTGAAATGTTTGCTAATGCTCAAATGGGTATCGAAGATATATCGACTCCTGATTTTATTGCTGAATGTAAGGCAACTAAATTAAGAGATTTGGAAAGGAAAGAGTTGTCTCAAAAAGATGAACTTCTTAGATTAGAAAAGGAGAAGCTAGCTGAGCAGAATCTTCAAGATACTAATGCTGCCCAAGCTACTGACGAAGATATACCTCATCCTGCCGATAAGGCAGAAATAGTAGAGTTAGGTGTTGCGGCAGGCACTCAATTGCAACTACAAAtccaagaaaagaaacctcattctaataaaattgatgaaCTTAATCCGGAGGAAAAGGACAGTGTTGCAACCCAAGAAAGTGGAATGGTACCAGACGCCATCAAAGATGCTAGTACGATGATTGACAATATTCCAAGCCAACGTACTCTTGCAAAGGATGAAAAGGAGACGGAGGTCATTCCTACCGCAGAACGATTAGTAAAGACTTCAGAAGATTTATCAGAGGATAATGTAGAAAATAGTGTGGCAAGTAAAATAGATCTTGACAAGGATCCTCTTCAGCGAAGAACTGAAACTTCCGAAGAACCATTGAAGGAAACCATTGTCAAGCACCCAGATAATGTCATTGTCGATGAACGTTTATTAGAGAGTATTGTTGATTCATTACAGAAAAAAACTAAACATCATGCTGTTTCATActtggaaaatatatattcgGAAGTAATTGAGCTCGTCTGGGAAGATCGTTATTTATGGGACAAGACTGAAACTGTCCAAAAAATTATCCAGTTTatagaaaattaa